One region of Manis pentadactyla isolate mManPen7 chromosome 9, mManPen7.hap1, whole genome shotgun sequence genomic DNA includes:
- the MYL6 gene encoding myosin light polypeptide 6 isoform X1, giving the protein MDCGGPRPPRYYCAMICMSPGRSSHWLEFKEAFQLFDRTGDGKILYSQCGDVMRALGQNPTNAEVLKVLGNPKSDEMNVKVLDFEHFLPMLQTVAKNKDQGTYEDYVEGLRVFDKEGNGTVMGAEIRHVLVTLGEKMTEEEVEMLVAGHEDSNGCINYEELVRMVLNG; this is encoded by the exons ATGGACTGCGGCGGGCCTCGCCCCCCACGTTACTACTGTGCAATGATTTGCATGAGCCCCGGCCGGAGTTCCCATTGGCTGG AGTTCAAGGAGGCCTTCCAGCTGTTTGACAGAACAGGGGATGGCAAGATCCTGTACAGCCAGTGTGGGGATGtgatgagggccctgggccaGAACCCCACCAACGCCGAGGTGCTCAAGGTCCTGGGGAACCCCAAGAGTGATG AGATGAATGTGAAGGTGCTGGACTTTGAGCACTTCCTGCCCATGCTGCAGACTGTGGCCAAGAACAAGGATCAGGGCACCTATGAGGACTACGTCGAAGGCCTTCGGGTGTTTGACAAGGAAGGGAATGGCACTGTCATGGGTGCTGAAATTCGGCATGTTCTCGTTACTCTTG GTGAGAAGATGACAGAGGAAGAAGTGGAAATGTTAGTGGCAGGGCACGAAGACAGCAATGGCTGTATCAACTATGAAG AGCTCGTCCGCATGGTGCTGAATGGCTGA
- the MYL6 gene encoding myosin light polypeptide 6 isoform X3, with the protein MCDFTEDQTAEFKEAFQLFDRTGDGKILYSQCGDVMRALGQNPTNAEVLKVLGNPKSDEMNVKVLDFEHFLPMLQTVAKNKDQGTYEDYVEGLRVFDKEGNGTVMGAEIRHVLVTLGEKMTEEEVEMLVAGHEDSNGCINYEELVRMVLNG; encoded by the exons ATG TGTGACTTCACCGAGGACCAGACCGCAG AGTTCAAGGAGGCCTTCCAGCTGTTTGACAGAACAGGGGATGGCAAGATCCTGTACAGCCAGTGTGGGGATGtgatgagggccctgggccaGAACCCCACCAACGCCGAGGTGCTCAAGGTCCTGGGGAACCCCAAGAGTGATG AGATGAATGTGAAGGTGCTGGACTTTGAGCACTTCCTGCCCATGCTGCAGACTGTGGCCAAGAACAAGGATCAGGGCACCTATGAGGACTACGTCGAAGGCCTTCGGGTGTTTGACAAGGAAGGGAATGGCACTGTCATGGGTGCTGAAATTCGGCATGTTCTCGTTACTCTTG GTGAGAAGATGACAGAGGAAGAAGTGGAAATGTTAGTGGCAGGGCACGAAGACAGCAATGGCTGTATCAACTATGAAG AGCTCGTCCGCATGGTGCTGAATGGCTGA
- the MYL6 gene encoding myosin light polypeptide 6 isoform X4: MCDFTEDQTAEFKEAFQLFDRTGDGKILYSQCGDVMRALGQNPTNAEVLKVLGNPKSDEMNVKVLDFEHFLPMLQTVAKNKDQGTYEDYVEGLRVFDKEGNGTVMGAEIRHVLVTLGEKMTEEEVEMLVAGHEDSNGCINYEAFVRHILSG; encoded by the exons ATG TGTGACTTCACCGAGGACCAGACCGCAG AGTTCAAGGAGGCCTTCCAGCTGTTTGACAGAACAGGGGATGGCAAGATCCTGTACAGCCAGTGTGGGGATGtgatgagggccctgggccaGAACCCCACCAACGCCGAGGTGCTCAAGGTCCTGGGGAACCCCAAGAGTGATG AGATGAATGTGAAGGTGCTGGACTTTGAGCACTTCCTGCCCATGCTGCAGACTGTGGCCAAGAACAAGGATCAGGGCACCTATGAGGACTACGTCGAAGGCCTTCGGGTGTTTGACAAGGAAGGGAATGGCACTGTCATGGGTGCTGAAATTCGGCATGTTCTCGTTACTCTTG GTGAGAAGATGACAGAGGAAGAAGTGGAAATGTTAGTGGCAGGGCACGAAGACAGCAATGGCTGTATCAACTATGAAG CATTTGTGAGGCATATCCTGTCGGGGTGA
- the MYL6 gene encoding myosin light polypeptide 6 isoform X2 has product MDCGGPRPPRYYCAMICMSPGRSSHWLEFKEAFQLFDRTGDGKILYSQCGDVMRALGQNPTNAEVLKVLGNPKSDEMNVKVLDFEHFLPMLQTVAKNKDQGTYEDYVEGLRVFDKEGNGTVMGAEIRHVLVTLGEKMTEEEVEMLVAGHEDSNGCINYEAFVRHILSG; this is encoded by the exons ATGGACTGCGGCGGGCCTCGCCCCCCACGTTACTACTGTGCAATGATTTGCATGAGCCCCGGCCGGAGTTCCCATTGGCTGG AGTTCAAGGAGGCCTTCCAGCTGTTTGACAGAACAGGGGATGGCAAGATCCTGTACAGCCAGTGTGGGGATGtgatgagggccctgggccaGAACCCCACCAACGCCGAGGTGCTCAAGGTCCTGGGGAACCCCAAGAGTGATG AGATGAATGTGAAGGTGCTGGACTTTGAGCACTTCCTGCCCATGCTGCAGACTGTGGCCAAGAACAAGGATCAGGGCACCTATGAGGACTACGTCGAAGGCCTTCGGGTGTTTGACAAGGAAGGGAATGGCACTGTCATGGGTGCTGAAATTCGGCATGTTCTCGTTACTCTTG GTGAGAAGATGACAGAGGAAGAAGTGGAAATGTTAGTGGCAGGGCACGAAGACAGCAATGGCTGTATCAACTATGAAG CATTTGTGAGGCATATCCTGTCGGGGTGA
- the MYL6B gene encoding myosin light chain 6B, giving the protein MQADRPAPAPLAWTPRDIMPPKKDVPVKKPAGPSISKPAAKAAAGVPPAKTKAEPAPAVPPAREKTQEPPIDLSKVVIEFNKDQLEEFKEAFELFDRVGDGKILYGQCGDVMRALGQNPTNAEVLRVLGNPKSDELKSRRVDFKTFLPMLQAVAKNRDQGTYQDYLEGLRVFDKEGNGKVMGAELRHVLTTLGEKMTEEEVETVLAGHEDLNGCINYEAFLKHILSV; this is encoded by the exons ATGCAGGCCGACCGCCCCGCGCCTGCGCCCCTCGCTTGGACGCCGCGGG ACATCATGCCTCCCAAGAAGGATGTTCCCGTTAAGAAACCAGCGGGGCCCTCTATCTCCAAACCTGCTGCCAAGGCAGCAGCAGGGGTCCCTCCAGCCAAGACCAAGGCTGAGCCAGCACCAGCTGTCCCTCCAGCTCGTGAGAAAACCCAGGAGCCCCCCATTGATCTCTCTAAAGTGGTG ATCGAGTTTAATAAGGACCAGCTGGAGG AGTTCAAGGAGGCCTTTGAGCTGTTTGACCGAGTGGGGGATGGCAAGATCCTGTACGGCCAGTGTGGGGACGTGATGAGGGCTTTGGGCCAGAACCCCACCAACGCCGAGGTGCTCAGGGTCCTGGGGAACCCCAAGAGTGATG AGCTGAAATCTCGGCGTGTGGACTTCAAGACTTTCCTGCCCATGCTCCAGGCTGTGGCCAAAAACCGGGACCAAGGCACATACCAGGACTACCTGGAGGGGCTTCGGGTGTTTGACAAAGAGGGGAACGGCAAAGTCATGGGGGCAGAGCTCAGACATGTCCTCACCACCCTGG GAGAGAAGATGACTGAAGAAGAGGTGGAGACAGTTCTGGCAGGACATGAGGACCTCAACGGCTGCATCAACTATGAAG CCTTCCTCAAGCACATTCTGAGCGTCTGA